The DNA window ATTacaaattaagtttgttttcttcaGGTTTTATCTATATGCATGAGAAAAATATCAGATTACTGTACTACATTTCTGTTATGATTCTGTTGGTTTCAGACAATGTTATGGCAGAATTTAGCAACTGGCTAAAATAAGGTGTGATTATTTACAACTGTTAAGCTGGTTTAATTTGTAATAACCCTCACAGcttcagtaaaatgaaaaaaaaaaattacatgtagATCCAACAGCCTTCTTAAATTATTATCGaggtaaatatttcaaatttacctCACTAAACACAATTTAAGTTATATCTTCCTGTCAAAATGGATATTCATTATCCAACAAAATGTGATTAtcacatttttatcatttatatattcaTCTGTAGCATAATTATTATTCCATGAAAAACCAAAGACAATTCTGCAACTGATATGATGCAAATAGAAATcataatacttttatataaagaTTCAAATACATATCTAAACAGAATGAACTGATGTTTCCTTCTAAACTTTAGGATGAAAATATATCTTCCTAGTTAACATAGATGTTATGCAAGGCACCTGTTTCATTTTATCCATTCCAGGATCAGTGGGAACACAAGATTCAAATTCATAAGCCACCTTTCGGCTGACTATGGTCATTAAGCTCTGCAAGTCTGTGCTCTTTGCATGGGTTTTTAAAACACTACACAATGCTTGAATAAACCAGGAACCATTGTTGGTGTTTCTCCAAGAGTAGAACCCAGGTACTGTAGaataacaaattagaaaatcagCATGGCTTGGAATCTTGAAGAAATGTGAAGTGCCATCTGCTTCATCTCTCCCCCGAGCTAGTATAACTCCTTTATCTAATTTATCTCCTTGACAAGCCTGTATAAAAAATACCTTTGGTTTACCTGCTAAAGTGGGGCAGATATTTCCAGTAAATGGAGAAAAGATCATGTCATTTGGAAACTTTCCATCTCTTCCATACAATAAACCATTTTCTCCATGACTTAagatacaacaaacaaaacagtctcTGTTTGTATGATCTTCTCTACTCACTTTTTCTAATTCGTTACGCACTTCTTTTACACTTAGATTCTTGTGTATTATAACATCAAAGTCTAATGCTCTGAAACAGTGATAAAGTTGTTCAGCATCTCGCTCAGTTCCTTTTCTCTCATTTAGTCGTGTATGTAATTCAAAATCTTTATTATTGAAGATCAGACATTTTCCTCTCTTTGAATGTTTCATATTATACTCATCACTGTCAATAGGTATTGACAAGTATGCAGACTGAACAGAAGGTTTATTAAAAAGTGTTATGCCACGTGCATCAGTTACATCTTCTCCTTTACTATCTTGGTAGATGTTCAATGATTGTAATTCAGAACTCATTTTATTGAGATCTataggaagaaaaataaaaataaaagttactattaaaaacaaacatctgtagtTCCATAAGGCTACTAAGAAACTTTTAAATCTCAcaattgtttttgtaaaacactTTATGGGATggtaaagtaaacaattatcccttctcactacaacctttgtactcagttgtttCTATTCTGTCACAACATTATGTGTACATGCAAAAATATTCATGAACAATTCATCTCAAGAGATGATGGTGTACTCTTGAGAAGCACAattcattttttgaaaaatatttaacatgttagCACCACAATGTCAACCTTGTTTAAAAGCCACATTCTCAAAAGAAAATGTTGTCTTCTAAAGCCCTGATGTAATATAGTTTAAAACTGCTTTTTCAAAACAAGAACATCAATTTTAATGTTGAAGTTGCATATGTTTTCCATGTCTAACAGaggtttaaatagaaaaaataaaactttcaaatctTTTATAATTTGACTCTAATGGTTTTTGAAAGCAACTGTATAAATGAGAAATTGCAAGTGTTCTCAGCAAGACAATCTgatcaatatttaaattttgtatctttgtaataatgttaaattttcttCACAAAACCTGTGCTTAAGAGTAATAAATCACAGCATATGTAATGTTAAGGTTGTAGAGAAACTTGTGATAGATTCTTACAACAATACACAGAACTTAATAGATTTCACCCTGTACACCATTTTAGTTGGTGTCAGTATTAGtaacagtgataaaaaacaacttatactTTACATTTTGAAACTACTGAACACAATTTTTTACATATTATCCCataaagattttaattatataattaatttgtccATTATACATGTAGATGGTCAAAACTTCAGAGTACAAGGTAAGCATATAAGGTTGGAGATGCTACAGATGTTATACACATACTAAAAGGAGTAGGCAATATTGTGAAATATGTAGTTGGTATATGACTGTCTGTTAGGAAACAATGATAGCATTTAGACTGGCTTCATGCAGATTAGATGGCTACCATTCCTCCTATTGACTGTGGTGCTGAAAACATGATGATCAACGTATCACATTGTATATATGCTTCTAAAAAATATATAGCTACTATATTTATGTATGGGGAGTCTGTGTACACTAGATCAGAAGATTAATGTGTCATACTGAAATGGCTTTTGTAAATGTGCATTGCATGTATATTGGTCAGTTAGTGGGTGACTACATGGTTGAAAATgtgttaattaacaataattatttgattatattaatatactacCTTTCCATTTATGATGAATTTAAGCCATGACACTTCAACAACCCTTTTCCATTGTGACAACACTAAACTGTGGTAGGTTGTTGCCATTGCACACTTTAtctgaaactaattatttttcttaataaaataaattagtcaaAAATTTCTACCACACTTTTGGCTAAAATTGCTGTCATAAttcttgtataatttttttcactccTCATATTCAGTTTCAATATCTATAAAATTTGCAATAAAGAAGAGTTAtctataatttaacacttgtgaCTGTCAATCACCATAATTGCCAATCAAATGCTTTAAACAGCTATCTTTTAAGCACTGGCTAAAAGATGACTGTTGTGGGAGACTGACTTGTACACTTCACAATGATTTACTGTAGCTCTTGTGTACTTCATTAGTTTGATATGTAAAATGTTAAGTAGCAGCTGGAGATTTATGTGAGAATATAGTGAGTACTTTCTTTCTGCTTAACTAAATTCTCTCTATATAATGCATAGCAATAAGCAAATATGCCTAGACAAAGACAACCCCCACAAAGTTCACAACACTTTAGCAGTAGAAATGTAGTCTTTTCAAATGAAACatacacatttaaattataattttaaatatatattaatatatttcaatccCTGCTCCCTAAGAACACTGACTGTAAAGTATGTAAAGCATTGTGGTGTTTACACATTACAGTCCAACTGATGTTTATCTATTACTGGctggtaattcttgtttcatcCTGTAACTAAGCATCTTGAAGAAACAGGAgatatttataagaaaactaaGTTCAAGGGGATAATGATATCATTTGCACtagaattattatttatcttatgaatatattatagaaataactttaaaagtatcCTTGACAATGCATGATGGTCTATTTAGTAATACTGCCTAGGTTTGATTATAATACTCTTGCCTGCTTTTGCTGTAGATTggcagaataataataattaaaagggTTTGCAGTAGAGCACATCTCTATCACACAGTAGATCATATTCAAAtctcacaaaaacaaaatctttccCTATGTCCatttacactatgtaaaaacatttttactttttcttattcctgggcagaaagtggtatttcccaattgcttatgcctaaagtaaatggaaaagaccaatttttctcttcaaactttgtttttgtgacctggaagcatataacgaaaacatgatgggagactcagtgatgtcgagaaaacccacttgtagagaaatatatatgtaaaaatggatcgtttgggttgagaaaatattttacgtagaggagcaaacaaagttccaaccttcttcggtcatcttctttgtgaacctgacgatgactgaactaggtcgaaacgttgttcgctcctctacgtaaaatattttctcaacccaaatgagccatttttacatacacatgatgggagactatatttggaggctgatacatgaaagtgatttacattacagtcgcaaatctcggaAAAGCtcctcatttctaaacatttttatatacctttagtataaatatatgtaaatcttgattcatgttgttttattcagacctttggtataaatatatgtaaatcttgattcatgttgttttattcagacctttggtataaatatatgtaaatcttgattcatgttgttttattcagaccttatgtaaatgaaaatgtgcaaatttgcccgtttttacatagaaaataggttaatttctaaatttcattatctaggtcacaaaagcaaagtttgaagggaataatggccattttctgtatttttacaacataagaaattaagaaataatacagacTATCCAGGAAGAAAAcgtgtgttatatagtgttattatcAACAGCCAAGAACCATTTTTAGCAGGAGAGTGAGGAACAACATTCTACATGTCCAccaatttcatcaaaatataatcatttttgaCTGAAttgtagaataaaaacaaattttcttgtaagatgtaaaacaaacaaaattgcacAGTCAAGAGAAGAATaacttaacctgttgactgccaagtatttcagctgctacaatacaactctaatgcttctttattttgtaacttttttcgtgacaccattttggatcgaaagtgaaacaatttgtaagtaggtcaaatgcatttATGGTGCTAACATCTAGTgctgaagttaggtattattaagAATGAATTAACTCGCCAGTGCCACTGTGTTACCAattggcttggacgagttatctcatccacggcactgaacaggttaatatttCTCACCCTTTAAGCCACTTCAGTCATCGTTACCATTATTCAAACGTGCATTGTGTCTAACTGAAATGAATTTAGTTTTAGCTAGATATTAAAGGAAGAAAGGCAGTCAATTAAAGTCAACTAGAAACtcaaacacaagaaaaaaatcacatCTGAAGACAGCAGTGCCAAGTAAAAAATGAACCTCTGGTTCTGTGCTAGTGCTTATGGAATTACTACACACATAAGTAGTGTCACCTGTCTATTGGTTACAGACTAAAGTATTACAATGATGACCTCACCTCATAAGTTGGTGtattacacatataaaaatgtagaaaaaggACTTGTTTAAGGCCCATACAGAAAATTCTATGACAGTTGTATGCAAGGTAATAATTCTTAGTGATATAGAGAGGTAAGTAGCAttttttgaa is part of the Tachypleus tridentatus isolate NWPU-2018 chromosome 4, ASM421037v1, whole genome shotgun sequence genome and encodes:
- the LOC143248889 gene encoding caspase drICE-like; amino-acid sequence: MSSELQSLNIYQDSKGEDVTDARGITLFNKPSVQSAYLSIPIDSDEYNMKHSKRGKCLIFNNKDFELHTRLNERKGTERDAEQLYHCFRALDFDVIIHKNLSVKEVRNELEKVSREDHTNRDCFVCCILSHGENGLLYGRDGKFPNDMIFSPFTGNICPTLAGKPKVFFIQACQGDKLDKGVILARGRDEADGTSHFFKIPSHADFLICYSTVPGFYSWRNTNNGSWFIQALCSVLKTHAKSTDLQSLMTIVSRKVAYEFESCVPTDPGMDKMKQVPCITSMLTRKIYFHPKV